In the genome of Deinococcus sp. QL22, one region contains:
- a CDS encoding transposase gives MGQRKTYSTEFKQQAVKLVQQEGNTTQGNAQDLGIGRSTLQKWLNAADHHGPLAFPGHGKARLTPEQEEIKRLKRENEVLRQEREILKSAAVWFAKHTQ, from the coding sequence ATGGGACAACGAAAGACGTATTCAACCGAGTTCAAGCAACAAGCCGTCAAGCTGGTCCAGCAGGAAGGCAACACTACCCAGGGCAATGCACAAGACCTCGGGATCGGGCGGTCCACGCTGCAGAAGTGGTTGAATGCTGCTGATCACCACGGACCGCTGGCGTTTCCAGGGCACGGCAAAGCCCGACTGACCCCGGAACAGGAAGAGATCAAACGCCTGAAGCGCGAGAACGAAGTTCTGCGTCAGGAACGCGAAATACTAAAGTCTGCGGCGGTCTGGTTCGCGAAGCACACCCAGTGA